The DNA window GGGTTGAAAGAAAAACGGGCGATGAACACTCTCGTACCGTCTCTTCATACGCTCGCCATGTCGGCGACGCCGATCCCCCGGACCTTGCAGTCGGCGATGGTGGGCGTGCACGAAGTGAGCCTCTTGACCACCCCGCCCTTTAGACGCCGGCCGGTCCGTACCTCGCTTTCGGTATTCGACCACGCGTCAATGCGGACCGGCCTTATGCGCGAAAAGCGCCGCGGAGGACAGAGCTTTGTTGTAGTGCCTCGTATCGAGGACATAGACGTCGTCAAGACGATACTGCGAAAGATCGTTCCGGAACTTTCCGTCAAGGTCGCGCATGGCGACATGCCGGCGGCGGCCATCGATGAAGCAATCGTTGGCTTTGCGGAAGGCGACGGCGACGTCCTTCTCGCCACCAACATCATCGAAAACGGCCTCGACGTGCCGCGCGCCAATACCATGTTCGTATGGCAGGCTGACCGGTTCGGGCTGGCACAGCTCCATCAGTTGCGCGGGCGTGTCGGGCGCGGCGGAGCTCAGGGCATCGCCACTCTTCTGACAGAAAACGCCGAGCTCTCCGATGAAACGCGCTTGCGGCTTTCGACCCTCGTCGAGAACGACCGCCTGGGCGCCGGCCTTTCAATCAGCCTTCGAGATCTCGACTTGCGCGGCGGGGGCGACATTGCTGGCGAGGACCAGGCCGGGCACATGAAGGTTATTGGCATCGGCCTGTACCAGAAGCTGCTTGCAGGTGCCGTCGCGAGATTGCGCAAACAACCAGCGGGTACTCCGCTGCGTGCCATCGTGAACCTCGGTGTGGCGGGCACTATACCGTCGGACTATGTGTCGGATCCGGCGGTGAGGCTCAATCTCTACGCCAAGCTTTTGAGGGCATCCACACTGAGCGAGATGGACGACCTCGAAGAGGAGTTCGAGGACAGGTTTGGCGAACTGCCGCAGGATGTACTCCTGCTTTTGCGGACAACCCGACTGCAGCTTGCAGCGGGACGGCTTGGCATCGCCAAACTCGAGGCGGGGCCAAAAGCCCTTGCGATGACGCTGACACCAAAGACACCGGCCAAGGTCATTGCAGCTTTGACTAAGAAGGCTGGGGCGGTTCGGCGGGTAGACAGGCTGATATTTGAAGCCTCAAATATGACTGGCGAGGAGCAACTGCTTTTCTTCGAGCGGGTCGTCCCGGCGGCGAACCGGCCGAAATTCCGAAATCAATGAGCCGCTGAGATCGCAACGACAGTTGGGAAGTATGACCGGTGTCGACCAACCTCTCGCGTTGGTAGCGAAACCTAATGAACCGCAGCATGCGCGCCGACGAAGAAATCAGTCAGGCACCCGGCCGAGCCACCGGCCCGGCTATACGGCGTTAGGGCCTTTCCGGCAAGAAACAGCGCCGCCTGCGGAAACGGCGCGACGACCAGTCCCGTCTCATCGATGACCTGAAGGTTCGGATAGGCGCGCCGCGCCGGTTCGTTCACTGGCCTGGCAAGGCTCGGGGGCGCGTTTCGTCCGGCTCTATTGGGCGGCGCGGTTGCGATATTCGACCCCAGGAGAACGAGCCCGGCCTGCAGCACGAATGTAGCCGATGCCAGGGAAGGGAAGATATTGACGATGGGCGATGACCCAATCCAGTCTTCGCCGCTACCCACAAATGATTTCTGCCAACAGCGAATGGCAGGTGATCGCTTTTGGACAGGCGGTCGTGTAACCGCCTCATCGCACAGCTGCATTGATAAGGCCGGCCGAGTGTGCCAAATCGTTTGGTGAGGTAGAAGCTTGGTCGAGCAATCACATCGCAAGGCCAAACGCCGCTCAATCCCGCTCGCGCAGTTCCCGGATAGCATCCGCGAAACTGGTCGGCGCTTCCTGCGGCACGTTGTGCCCGACACCCTGCAGTATGCGACGGTGGTAGAACCCGATGAACTTTCTGGCCTCCTCGTCATTCGATTGAGGAGGGTCGACGCCATCGTCCGCGCCCAAAATTACGATGGTCGGAGCGGCAATATCGGGTTTGCGTGCCAATCTCTCTTCGATTTCTGCATAAGCTGGATCGCCTCCAATGACGCCATAACGATGCCGATAGGAATGGATTACGACATCGATGAAGTCAGGATTGTCGAAAGCGGCCGCGCTTCTCTTGAATGTGGCGTCATCGAAGGACCAGGATGGTGACCAGGTCTTCCATAGAAAACGACTGATCTCGCCCCGGTTCTCGTCCAGGCCTTTGCGGCCACGCTCTGTGTGAAAGTAGTATTGATACCAGTCACGTGCCTCCTGATCAGGCGGTCCCGGCTCGGCGGCGCCAGCGATGTCCTGGATGTTGTAGCCCGTACCGGCGCTCACAAGGCCGACTACTCTTTCAGGCCATAGCGCAGCGACGATGCAGCCGGCTCTACCACCCCAGTCATAGCCTCCGAGGATAGCTCTTTCGATACCGAGGCTGTCCAACAACGCCAGCAAATCCGCGCCTAGTGCCGCCTGCTCGCCTGAGCGCCGCGTTTCCGACGATAAGAACCGGGTTGGACCGTAGCCACGCAAAAATGGCACGATGCAGCGGTGGCCAGCGCCGGCAAGATTAGTCACCACCTCGTCATAGGCATGAGCATCGTATGGAAAGCCATGAAGAAGAATGGTCGGCATGCCATCCGCAGGCCCTGTCTCGTAATAGCCAACGTTGAGCACGCCTGCGGAAACGCGTTTCACGAGAGTTTCCTGCAACTTGAACAAATTTCCCTCGCTTTCAGCGCCAGAACCTCTTGACGTCGCGACGTCGTCACAGGCGTCCCGACCCGCTCTGGTCAGCTTCTGTTGGATTTCAGCAAGATTGGGCCACTTTCCGCTTACGCTAAAGCCGGCAAATTTAGCGCGGTTATTTTAAGTGTGGATCACGTTGAAGCGGTAACGTGTTTTGCGTGAGCAGGTACGTGCCTTTCAATTCGGCGGAGCGAATCTGAAGAGAGTAAAGGTTTTGTCGGTCCAAGCCTGATTGAACCAAGGCGAGTCCTGAATATGCGATGCGGTCACGTACATTGTGCCATCGGGTCCTTGGGCGAATGTGTCCGGCCAGCGTAATCGGCTGTCTTCGAGCAATGGCGTCACCGTTCCATCAGCGCCAAGGATTTTGATGCCATTGTTCGCCATCGTGCTGAGGTAGATGCGGTTCTGCTGGTCGATCCAAAGGCCATCCGTCGGCTCGGTCTCGGCGACCTTCTCGGGCCGAACCGCATTGGGATCCGTTTCCGCCTTCTGCAAGGCATCGGTCGGCAGCCGATACATGGTCTTGCCGGTCAATGCCTTCCAATAGAGGGTCTTGCCGTCAGGCGTAAGCGCAATACTGTCGGCGTTGAACTGCGGCTGGCGGCCGTCCGGACGGCGTAATGGTTTGCCGTCGGTTTCGACGATAACATCCTTTTCGGCCTGCGTTGATGGATCACCGCTCAACACCCGCCAAGCCCTGCCCGAGCGAAGATCCAGCACGACCAGGCCGCCCGGAATGCCAGAGTCCGTGAAATAGGCAAAGGCGCGGTCGGGGGCGATTCGCACGTCGTTGAGATAGCTTGCGGGTCCAGCGACGTCTGGCGAAAAGGGATAGACCTTCTTGACGGCATTGGTTTTGAGGTCGACCTGGACCAGTTTCGGCCCGTCCTTGACTGTCTTTTCGCTGTTGGGTGCAGCTGGGTCGACGACCCAGAGGGAGCTCTTCTGATCCGCAACGACACTCTGTACCGTGACGAAGTGATCTTTCGGCGAGATCTCCGACATCTTGGCATTGCGCCAAGCGTTCCACTCATTGTTGGGATAGGGTTTGATTGAACCGTCGGTCATGACCTCGGCGACGGAGACGGGCACATCTTCCGACCAGCGTGGAAAGTTCACAAAAATTCGACCATCTTCGGACACGGTAACGCCGGTTGGTTGATGGTCGAAGGTTGCGACCTTCTGCAGGCGCTCGTCGGTCTGGCCGGTAATCGAGGCAACCAGTTCCTTGGCTTTGTTCGTCAGCTTGTCAGAGGTTTGAGCGCTTGCAGGTTGTGCGAGCGAGATGAACGCGCCTGCAACGGCGAGGCGCGAAACAAGGGATGCGTTCGGTACCATCATTGGCTCCTTTTGGAGAATTTCGGTGCCGAACTTCGTTTTGACCTTCAGGTTCCGTCTCTTCGCTTCATTGATTTCCCTCGAGCGGCCGAGCCGGAGCATGTTGGGCCTCCGTGTGGGTTAAAGGTCACCCGGGCTCAATCAAATTGCCTCACACGGGGACCCTTCCCGGCCGGTCTGGTTCGCGCCGCCATCGGTGAGTGACCAGCAGATCAATCCCTGGCGTTTGGAAGCCGTTTTACCGGTCAAACGATCAACGCAGACAGGAGAAACCCATGGTAGGATCGGTCTTCATCCGGCCATTCTTAATTCACATTCCGTCTAATTTAAAATCTAAAGGCGCCAATTTAAAATACAATGTCCAACACCGCTTAAGGGCTGCGTGGCGCGCTGCTGGTCATATGACGTCTCAGTCGATGGAACCCTAGAAGACTACCAGCATCAAGGCCATTGGCTGATCGAAGCCTGACTAGGCCTCCGGAAAACACAAAGGCCGCCGGTTGCCGCGCCAGAAGCGGGGACCAAATATGGGGCAGTTTCCGAGACTTTTCAGCCACCACCTCGCCGCCCTGGGGATCCATACTGAAACTTTATTTCAGAGGTCAAGAACGTCCCTTATTCGTACCGCCAGGTCTTCGAACGAGAACGGCTTTGTCAGAAGGTTTACGCCCTTATCCAGGCGGCCATGATGCACGATAGCATTGCGCGAATAGCCGGTGGTGAACAGCGCTTTCATTTCTGGATACATTTCTCTTGCCCTAGCGACGACGTCCGCTCCGCTCATCCCCCCGGGAAGGACAACATCGGTGAAGATCAGATTAACCGGTCCGTGGGCCGCCAGTAGTTGGAGGGCAGTAGGGCCATCCTTCGCTTCCAATATTTGGTAGCCCAGCTCTCGCAGCGACTCCACCGAATATGCCCGCACATCCGGATCATCCTCGACGACGAGGATAAATTCGCCGTCTGCTGCCTCAGGGATCGGCGCGCGCTCGGCCACCTCTTCCTCCGCGCCTTCGGCCAACAGCCTGGGGAGATAGATTTTGACAGTCGTGCCTTCTCCGACCTCTGAGTAAATCTTCACATGACCCTTTGACTGTTTGACAAAACCGTAGACCTGGCTGAGCCCGAGGCCTGTGCCTTTACCTTGATCCTTGGTTGTGAAGAACGGCTCAAAAACGCGAGAAAGGGTTTCGGCCTCCATACCCGTTCCAGTATCGGAAACACTGATTGCGGCATACTGGCCGGGAATGACTTCGGCGTGCATTGCGGCATACGCCTCGTCGAGATGAGCGTTGAAAGTCTCGACCGTCAGTTTCCCACCACCGGGCATCGCGTCGCGTGCGTTGATCACCAGGTTGAGCAAGGCGCTTTCAAGCTCATTCGGATCCGCTTCTGTCCTCCAGAGGCCACCAGCTAGCACTACTTCGATCTGGTAGATCTCGCCAATCGTACGGTGCAGCAGCTCCGACATGCCTCGTATGAGCGCATTCGCGTCAACGGGCTTCGGGTCAAGCGCCTGTCGGCGAGCGAAAGCCAGAAGTCTCTGGGTCAGCGCCGCGGCGCGCCGCGCACCATTCATCGCCTGTGAGGCCGCTCTACGCAGGCGGCCAGCTTCAGGCGGCAAAGTTCGCATCAGCGTGTCCAGGTTGCCGACAATAATCTGCAAGAGGTTGTTGAAGTCATGGGCGACACCACCCGTCAGCTGCCCGACCGCTTCCATCTTTTGTGCTTGTCGAAGAGCATCGGCGTTGCGTGTAAGCTCATCCCTTTTTTGCCTGACAAGATCTTCGAGATTGGCATTGAGCTCCCTTAGAGCCTCCTCGGCGCGCCGCCGCTCAAGCAGCTCGCGCTGAGCGGCGTCGAATAGCCGCGCATTGTCGATGGCGACTGCTGCCTCGCCAGCAAGACCCGCCAAGCCCTTTTCAGATTCCTCATCGAATACACCCACATTCTCGTGGCCGAAGAAGAGTCCGCCGATAACCTCTCCTGTTCGGGAAATAACAGGAACTGCAAGGTAACTTCGGACCGGGAGATGGCCTTCCGGCATACCGTGGCGTGGTGGGTTTTTTCCGTAGCGGCTATCCTTCGTGATGTCGTCAGAGCGCAAAATGCCTTGGCCGAGGAACGTCGGCGCAAAGACTTCGGTGTTGCGCGGCATGGGAAACTTCGAAAACGCGTCCCGGGCCACACCTGAGAGTGTGTAGAGCATGTAGCTCTCGCCGGCCTTGTTGATGACATTGTAAAAGAACGCGCCGAACTGCGCACCGGTCAGCTCGACGCCTGCGTCGGTCACCAACTGAACGACCTTCTCCAGATCGTTCTCGCGTGCAAGGCTGGCGCCCGCGCGATTGAGGATCTCCAAAGCTCGGGTGCGCTCCCGAAGGGCGATCTCGATTTGTCGCTGCTCGGTACGATCCCTGAGGATTTTCACGAACCCAACCAGCTCGCGCCCGTCATCGAAGAGCGGCGTTGTCTCTCCCACCGCCCATATCCGTCCCTCGTCCTTGCGCATCCGCCAGCCTTCGCCTCCTCCTTTGCCGTTCAGTCGAGCATCTTCCAGCTCAGCTGCCAGCAAATCGGGGGCGCCCTCGTCATCTAGGAAGATTTCGATCAGCGTCTTTCCGAGCATCTCCTCCTGCGACCACCCAAGCAGCCTCTCGGCACCTTTGCTCCAGCTGGTGATATTGCCTTCAGCGTCGAGGGTTATGATCCCGGTATCGATGGCGCTGTTGAGGATTTGTTGAAGGCGTTCGGCGGGAAAATTGATTGGGGATTCCATCGTGCCTCGTGGCTGACCTGAATTGCGGGCAGAACTACCACAACGCAAAAGCCTCGGAAGAGTTCATGCGAGAGGGTGTCGGATGGTCCGACCACGCCACGCGCCGCAAAGGGGTACGGTGATAGGATTCTGATGGATTTGTTGTGACAGTGGTCGATTGGCAGCCTGGGGCCCGCGGGCTTCGACTGGGATGTGGGCAATGGAACCGCGGCGGGATCCCGGCAAGGCCTCGCGCTCGGTGAACCACTCTGGTTAAATCGCGGCGCAGGAAAAGTGCTGCCTGAACAAATGCTAATCTGCCGTATTGTGGTTTTGCGGCGTGACGCGCGATAACGGACCACTCACGCTGCACCGAAAGCCGTCTGGGGCAAAGGAGATGTCGGGAAGCGATCCGAACAAGGACGCGAACGCTGAGCGAACATATCTCGTGCCGTAGCCTTGCCGCGTCGGTTCACGCACCGGCGGACCGCCCGTTTCAATCCATTTCAAGCTTAATTTGGGGCCGCCCGCTTCCGCGATCGTCCAGACGATTTCGACCGTTCCATCGGGCTCTGACAATGCGCCGTATTTGATCGCATTCGTTATGAGTTCGTGCAAACACAGCGCTATCGTGGTTCCGGCCTCGCGGCCGACCGTGATCTCAGGGCCGCTGACGTTGATGCGGCTCATGCCATCACTGTTGTACGGAGAAACCGTCAGGCCCACGACGTCGCACAGCGAGACCTCCTCCCCGCCGGCTTCGAAGACAGCAGTATGGACGTTGGAAAGCGCCTGAAGGCGGCTTGTAAAATCGTCGGCCAAGTCATCGACAGATGCCGCGCCGCGCCTGGTCATCCGGAAGATCGAGCTGACACTCGCCAGGATGTTCTTTACCCGATGATTAAGCTCCAGACGCAGCTCTCGCTCCCGTTCGATGGAATCGCGAACCTGGCGCTGGCGCAGTCGCACCAGCATATTCGACTGGATGGCGTTCACGAATTCCAACGGTGCGATCGGGCGGGTATGGAACAGAAGGCGAGCATCTGGCCAGGAAGCCTGCAATCGGGTGCGTATTCTCGCGACTGGCGCAGAACGCTCCAACAAAACGACGATTGGAACTTCAGACCAGCCAGCCTGCTCGGCGAGATGTTCTGCGATTTTGCCTACGACCTCGGAACTGAGTGCCTCGTGGGTGATAACGATGATCCCGGGTGACAAGGCAAGATGCTGGACCAGATCTTCGTCCGCCTTGACTGCTTTGACCTCGACCGCCTGCTCACGAAGAGACGCCGCTATATACTCCGCGTCCTTGCGAAAAGGAGCGAGGACGAGAACCCAGTCCAGTTCGCTTTCGGGCGTAACGATGTTCATTTCGGATCAGGCAAGGGATTGTAGGCCACGACACTTACGCTGCCGCTTTCGATCAGCAGCTCGCGGACGTTGAGATCGTGCGGTCCATGACGCTTCTTGACCACCGTGATGTTTCGGCGGAGGCGGCCTTCGTGCTCAACGATCCGAAGCAGGAGGACGGTGTCGCCAAGAAAGCTGACATCGACGTCGATCCCAACATTTTGACCAAGCAGGCCGTGCTGCGCGACGATGAGCATGGTCAGGACACCGGACCGGGCGAGGTATTTCAGGAGCGATTGGATGTCGCGAACGGCTTTCTCTCGATGCGGCAGAGAGTTGAGGTAACCGGTCAAACTGTCGATCACCACCACTCGCGATCTGTTTTGGGTAACCGCCTCCTGAACGATCTGCCCGAATTCACCGGGCGAAATCTCGTTCGGGTTAAAATCCCGCAGGACCAGCTTACCATCCTTGTGGAATTGCCGCAGTTCCATGCCCAAACCTTCGGAGCGGCGGAAGAACGTCTCCAAGCGCTCCTCGAAGAGAAACAGCGCGACATTCTCGCCTCGTTCCAGCGCCGCCGTCGCATAAAGAGATGACATCGTTGATTTGCCGGTGCCGGACTGCCCGATTACGAGTGTGGTTGTTCCGGCCTCCTGACCACCACCGAACATCTCGTCGAGTTCGGCCACGCCAGACTTGATCAGCTGTGGCTTGGCGATCTCTGGCGCTGTGCTCGGCGTGATACGAGGGAAGACGACGACGCCTTCGCCTTCACGTATCGCCATATCGTGGTAGCCGTCAGCCACAGGCACGCTACGCATCTTCGAGACCTCGATGCGGCGGCGTACGCCGCCATATTCTTCCAGTGATTTGTCGAAGCGAATGACACCGTGCGCCAGCCCCTCCACCTCCTCACCGCTGCGGTCGTTGCCGGCTGTCTGCGTGTCCAGCAACAGCGCCACGACGTCCTGTTTCGCCAGGAAGGACTTGAAGCCGATCAACTCGCGACGGAAACGCGGCGAGTCACCGGTGATCAAGCGGATCTCAAGTAGGGAGTCGTAAACGAGGCGGCGGGGCTTATGTTTCTCGATCGCGGCTTCGATGGCTTTTCTGGTCTCGTCCAACCGGAGATCAGTGGTCAAGAATATGCTCTGGTCGTCGGCCTCGTTGACCGCGCCGGATGTGGACAGCTCTTCGACGCGGATCCCGTCGAGCGTCCAGCCGTGCGACACGGCAATGGCTTCGAGTTCCGCAGCTGTCTGCGAAAGCGTCACGTAAATGCAGCTTTCGCCCGCCTCGACGCCGGCCCGCAGGAATTGTAGCGCGGCCGTTGTCTTGCCCGATCCCGGCGCGCCCTGCAGCATGTAAAGATTGGATGCCGGCAGGCCACCGCGTAGGATTTCGTCAAGTCCACCAATCCCGGTGCTGACGATCGAGGTCCTTTTCCGTTTTGTCATATTCGTCTTTCGCTAGGATTGTGTTGCGCAAATGGGACCGATGGCGGGCATCGTCTGGGAAGGGAGGCAGTTGCTGTTATATTTCGGTTTCTCGAAACATCAACAGCATTGGGACCCAATCGGCCAGCGTTCCCTCCTCGCAAACGCAGCGGCGGCGCTGTGCAAGCGCATGACGGGTTGTTCAGACCTAACCACGGATGTCTTTCTCTAAGCAAGTTGCGCCTGTTCGAGCAGGTATCGCGCCTCGTCGCGTCACTGGCATTGGTACGGCGACGCTCTTCGCAGGATTGACAGGTTCGGCGCTGTTCATTGGCGACACCATGATCGCCTCCGCGACGTCGTTTTATCGCGGTCGACGCACGCTGATGGGCAACCCGACCTCGGCGTTACGCGGTGGCAGGATGACCTCCATATCGCGCAGTCGGGGCTAGCGTCGACCCATCGACCTACTTCGAGCTTCCCGCAAACAAGGTCGTGGAAATCGGCGAACAGTTCAGCATCTGATCTACGCTGGCTGTAGCGCCGGGAGCGAACCTTCGCCAACGCTCCGCGTTGATGAAGCGGTGAATAGCCACGCTGCTACCCCCAACTTCCGAGTATCCTATGACAGTCATCGCATCGTACATCTACCGAAACGGCAAGCGCGCCGAGGAGGTAGCGCTTCAATCCCAGTCCTTCGTAACCCGAGACGGCGAGTTTGTCTGGATAGGGCTCGCAGAACCCACTTCCGACGAAATGGACAGTCTAAAGATGATGTTCGGGCTGCATCCGCTGGCAGTGGAGGACGCCATGAACGGGCAGCAGGTGCCGAAGGTCGACGTCTACGGCGACCAACTCTTCGTGGTCATCAAGACGGCGCATTTGGAAGGCGACAAGATAGCCTATGGCGAGACATGCATCTTCGTGGGCAAGCATCACCTGATTTCGGTGAGGCATGGATCCGCGAAGTCGCATAAGGGCCTGCGGGAACAGCTTGAGCATTCGCCGCAGCTCCTCGAGCACGGCCCGGACTATGTTCTCCATGGCATTATAGACTTCGTTGTCGACGGCTATCTTCCGATGGTGGAAACCATGGAAGACAGGGTCCTCGAGCTCGAGAAGCACGTCCTGATCTCTTTCCTGGAACGCGAGCAGATCAGGCGCATTTTCAGAATGAGACGTCAGGTCATCAAGTTCCAGCGCGTGCTGGGGCCGA is part of the Rhizobium leguminosarum bv. trifolii WSM1325 genome and encodes:
- a CDS encoding signal transduction histidine kinase (PFAM: HWE histidine kinase~KEGG: atc:AGR_pAT_130 hypothetical protein); amino-acid sequence: MNIVTPESELDWVLVLAPFRKDAEYIAASLREQAVEVKAVKADEDLVQHLALSPGIIVITHEALSSEVVGKIAEHLAEQAGWSEVPIVVLLERSAPVARIRTRLQASWPDARLLFHTRPIAPLEFVNAIQSNMLVRLRQRQVRDSIERERELRLELNHRVKNILASVSSIFRMTRRGAASVDDLADDFTSRLQALSNVHTAVFEAGGEEVSLCDVVGLTVSPYNSDGMSRINVSGPEITVGREAGTTIALCLHELITNAIKYGALSEPDGTVEIVWTIAEAGGPKLSLKWIETGGPPVREPTRQGYGTRYVRSAFASLFGSLPDISFAPDGFRCSVSGPLSRVTPQNHNTAD
- a CDS encoding alpha/beta hydrolase fold protein (PFAM: alpha/beta hydrolase fold~KEGG: epoxide hydrolase protein), with the protein product MFKLQETLVKRVSAGVLNVGYYETGPADGMPTILLHGFPYDAHAYDEVVTNLAGAGHRCIVPFLRGYGPTRFLSSETRRSGEQAALGADLLALLDSLGIERAILGGYDWGGRAGCIVAALWPERVVGLVSAGTGYNIQDIAGAAEPGPPDQEARDWYQYYFHTERGRKGLDENRGEISRFLWKTWSPSWSFDDATFKRSAAAFDNPDFIDVVIHSYRHRYGVIGGDPAYAEIEERLARKPDIAAPTIVILGADDGVDPPQSNDEEARKFIGFYHRRILQGVGHNVPQEAPTSFADAIRELRERD
- a CDS encoding magnesium and cobalt transport protein CorA (TIGRFAM: magnesium and cobalt transport protein CorA~PFAM: Mg2 transporter protein CorA family protein~KEGG: ccs:CCNA_03285 magnesium and cobalt transport protein CorA), which gives rise to MTVIASYIYRNGKRAEEVALQSQSFVTRDGEFVWIGLAEPTSDEMDSLKMMFGLHPLAVEDAMNGQQVPKVDVYGDQLFVVIKTAHLEGDKIAYGETCIFVGKHHLISVRHGSAKSHKGLREQLEHSPQLLEHGPDYVLHGIIDFVVDGYLPMVETMEDRVLELEKHVLISFLEREQIRRIFRMRRQVIKFQRVLGPMSEVVGKLTHLDLPCVDENSKPFFRDVHDHVRRVESVVGGLRDIITSVFEASNLLEQQRQGTITRQLAAWAAILAVPTAIAGIYGMNFEHMPELGTEYGYYVVLTVIVVVCGILYSRFRKAGWL
- a CDS encoding Non-specific serine/threonine protein kinase (KEGG: atc:AGR_pAT_129 hypothetical protein~PFAM: KaiA binding~SMART: AAA ATPase), which gives rise to MTKRKRTSIVSTGIGGLDEILRGGLPASNLYMLQGAPGSGKTTAALQFLRAGVEAGESCIYVTLSQTAAELEAIAVSHGWTLDGIRVEELSTSGAVNEADDQSIFLTTDLRLDETRKAIEAAIEKHKPRRLVYDSLLEIRLITGDSPRFRRELIGFKSFLAKQDVVALLLDTQTAGNDRSGEEVEGLAHGVIRFDKSLEEYGGVRRRIEVSKMRSVPVADGYHDMAIREGEGVVVFPRITPSTAPEIAKPQLIKSGVAELDEMFGGGQEAGTTTLVIGQSGTGKSTMSSLYATAALERGENVALFLFEERLETFFRRSEGLGMELRQFHKDGKLVLRDFNPNEISPGEFGQIVQEAVTQNRSRVVVIDSLTGYLNSLPHREKAVRDIQSLLKYLARSGVLTMLIVAQHGLLGQNVGIDVDVSFLGDTVLLLRIVEHEGRLRRNITVVKKRHGPHDLNVRELLIESGSVSVVAYNPLPDPK
- a CDS encoding major royal jelly protein (PFAM: major royal jelly protein~KEGG: mrd:Mrad2831_6245 hypothetical protein), coding for MLRLGRSREINEAKRRNLKVKTKFGTEILQKEPMMVPNASLVSRLAVAGAFISLAQPASAQTSDKLTNKAKELVASITGQTDERLQKVATFDHQPTGVTVSEDGRIFVNFPRWSEDVPVSVAEVMTDGSIKPYPNNEWNAWRNAKMSEISPKDHFVTVQSVVADQKSSLWVVDPAAPNSEKTVKDGPKLVQVDLKTNAVKKVYPFSPDVAGPASYLNDVRIAPDRAFAYFTDSGIPGGLVVLDLRSGRAWRVLSGDPSTQAEKDVIVETDGKPLRRPDGRQPQFNADSIALTPDGKTLYWKALTGKTMYRLPTDALQKAETDPNAVRPEKVAETEPTDGLWIDQQNRIYLSTMANNGIKILGADGTVTPLLEDSRLRWPDTFAQGPDGTMYVTASHIQDSPWFNQAWTDKTFTLFRFAPPN
- a CDS encoding multi-sensor hybrid histidine kinase (KEGG: mlo:mll8067 two-component sensor histidine kinase~TIGRFAM: PAS sensor protein~PFAM: ATP-binding region ATPase domain protein; response regulator receiver; GAF domain protein; PAS fold-4 domain protein; PAS fold domain protein; histidine kinase A domain protein~SMART: ATP-binding region ATPase domain protein; response regulator receiver; histidine kinase A domain protein; GAF domain protein; PAS domain containing protein) gives rise to the protein MESPINFPAERLQQILNSAIDTGIITLDAEGNITSWSKGAERLLGWSQEEMLGKTLIEIFLDDEGAPDLLAAELEDARLNGKGGGEGWRMRKDEGRIWAVGETTPLFDDGRELVGFVKILRDRTEQRQIEIALRERTRALEILNRAGASLARENDLEKVVQLVTDAGVELTGAQFGAFFYNVINKAGESYMLYTLSGVARDAFSKFPMPRNTEVFAPTFLGQGILRSDDITKDSRYGKNPPRHGMPEGHLPVRSYLAVPVISRTGEVIGGLFFGHENVGVFDEESEKGLAGLAGEAAVAIDNARLFDAAQRELLERRRAEEALRELNANLEDLVRQKRDELTRNADALRQAQKMEAVGQLTGGVAHDFNNLLQIIVGNLDTLMRTLPPEAGRLRRAASQAMNGARRAAALTQRLLAFARRQALDPKPVDANALIRGMSELLHRTIGEIYQIEVVLAGGLWRTEADPNELESALLNLVINARDAMPGGGKLTVETFNAHLDEAYAAMHAEVIPGQYAAISVSDTGTGMEAETLSRVFEPFFTTKDQGKGTGLGLSQVYGFVKQSKGHVKIYSEVGEGTTVKIYLPRLLAEGAEEEVAERAPIPEAADGEFILVVEDDPDVRAYSVESLRELGYQILEAKDGPTALQLLAAHGPVNLIFTDVVLPGGMSGADVVARAREMYPEMKALFTTGYSRNAIVHHGRLDKGVNLLTKPFSFEDLAVRIRDVLDL